Part of the Brassica oleracea var. oleracea cultivar TO1000 chromosome C8, BOL, whole genome shotgun sequence genome is shown below.
AAGTAAACCCGAAAGTCTCCATTGTTTTGTCGTAAAATTCAGCCGGAGACATCGTCGGTTTGATATCCTGCGTCAAAGTCGCCGCCAGAACGTTATAGGAATCAGACAAGGTTGACCACTAATGAACTCCTAGGATGCTTCTCTAGATGGATTTGGATAGATCCTTGCATAAACGAATCAAGACTCAAGTTTATCAACGTTTGTGGATCGATTGGTGACACAAGAGGCTGCGGAAAGGCTCCTTGATACTCCTAGGCAATAGATCGGATATGACTCACTAAACTAAGGCCCTTAACACTGGATATTACACCCCAGCAGACTGGATATTACACACCAGCAGACTGGATATTACACACCAGACTTCAACCACTCGCCAAGCAAGAGAAAAGACAAAAGAGGTTTTAAAATAAAAGATAACTTAGATTAGAATAAGGGTTTTTGAAACACTTAAGTAGAGAGATCCTTGTACATGCACAAGGTCTCGAAAACATAAAGAAACATAAAGAGAAAGGCTCCACACGGTTTTGAAATAAAGACATAACACATAGACTAAAAACATAACATAAGATAGATGATGAAGTCGGTCCAAGTTGCCTAGGCCGAGATGCATCCAAGATACATAATCTAGGAGATGTGAAAGTGAACTTATGGCCTCATTAAAAACCTTGATTGGAAACCCCAGTGGGACAAAACCAATCAAGGGAAAAAGAGTACACACAAGTCACTTGCCTAGATGATGATCAGCTTGATGGTGAAGTAGCTTGAATGGTGATGAGTATGTCTTGGTTGATCAAGCTTCCACCAAGACATTCTTCTTGCTTCCATGCCTTCATAAGCAATCCTCCAATGGTCTCATTAAGTCTCGTGGTTCTGGAACGAGTCATAGGCCCAACTGGAATGGCTAAGGCATCCTCATCAGTTGGATTGTCTTTGATCTCCTTGTCTTCATCAGATAGCTGTTCAATGATCACATCATTCCCTCCCACTTGAAAAGGATTTGTCCTCAAATCTGGTTCATCTGCAATAAAAGGGATCAAGTCAGTAACATTGAAGCTATTACTTATCTCATACTTACCTTGCAAGTTCAGCTTGTATGCATTGTTGCTGATCTTCCTTATGACTTCAAAAGGGCCATCAATACGTGGCATTAGCTTAGATTTCCTTTCATTTGGAAATCTCTCCTTTCTAAGGTGAATCCATACTTTATCTCCAACTTCAAACACCATCTCACGCCTATTCTTGTTAGCATACTTGGCATATTGCTCAGTTGTTTTCCCAAGATTGCGCCTAGCCTGGTCATGTATCCGTTGCACCATTTCGGCCTTCTTTTTGCCATCCATGCTAACTATTTCAGACTCAGGTAAAGGCATTAGATCCAAAGGTGAGGTGGTTATATGCAAATTCACAATGAGGCAGATAATCTTCCCAAGATTTCAAATTCTTTTTAATGAATGCACGCAAGAGAGTTCCTACTGTTCTATTAACTACTTCAGTCTGTCCATCAGTTTGAGGATCACAAGTAGTAGAAAATAACAACTTAGTTACAAGTTTAGACCATAGAGTATAACTAAGAAACTTAGTATCTCTATCTGAAACTATAGTCTTAGGCATTCCATGCAAGCGTATAACCTCTTTAAAGAACAAATTAGCAACGTGCAATGCATCATCAGCTTTATGACAAGCTATGAAATGCGCCATTTTAGAGAACCTATCATCAACAACAAAGATTGAATCCTTTCCGGTTCTAGTTCTAGGCAATCCAACAATGAAGTCCATAGAAATCATTCCAAGGATGATAAGGAATGGGCAAAGGGGTATACAAACCGTGAGTTTGGACTTTGGACTTAGCGTGCTTGCAAGTTGCACACCTTTCACAGATTCTTTCCACATCTCTTCTCATGTGTGGCCAAAAGAAATGATCCTACAAAACTTTAAGAGTCTTGGCTACACCAAAATGTCCCATAAGTCTTCCTCCATGGGATTCCCTGACAACCAAATCTCTCAAAGAACAGTGATAGACCATGGATTTTACCTATTATTGGCCATGGTTTATAAGTGTTTTAAGATACATTTACTACTATATAGAGTCTATTTAGAGTATTTACAGGTCCATGTACTATTTGCAAGGAAATGATGTATTTGGAGCTATTTGGAGATCTTTTGAGCTTCGCTGGCAGCAAGAGATGGTCGACGGTCGCAACTCAATATCGACCGACAGTTACCACCAAATATCGATCGATGTTGGGTCCCTCGTATCGATCGATTATGAAGCCATCTGAGAATTAATGACAAATTAGAAGATTTCAAGTTTCACAAAAGTCTTAATAATTACATCATTAGTCTCTGGCCGCCTGTTAAGCTATTTATTAGGGTTTTGTATCATTTTAGAGGCAAACTTGCCTAGAGACCTTTTTAGACCTAGTTTGGAGGAGGCAAGCAGCCACCATTGAAAGAGGAGAGCTTAGGATTAGAGAGATAGATCATCTACTGCAAAACAGAGAAGATCTTGAACTCCATTGCTTTCATTATTTCTGTTACTTTTACTTTTTATTTTATCTAAGTATTATTCAGACCATCATAACTATGTGTTTCATGACTATGTCTGGGTAGTCCTTACTGTTGGATTTAGGTTTCTCAAATGGGTTAATAAATGTAATACTGACACAAAAATTGTTAGGATGTTTAGAAATATAGTTCATTCATCTAGTTGTGCTCAAAGCTAAGTTTAGGATTGATCACCCTTTAAACTTAGATCTTAGGATTAATTGGGATCTAGCCATTGCTTGACTCAATACCTGAAAATAATTAGAATGATCTAACTGACTAGATACATACGAGAGTTGGTCTAGTGAGTTAGAGAATACAAATCAAACCTGTCCGTAAAGCTTTCTGGAAGAAGTATCGATCGACGCAGCGATAGCCCTGTCGATCGATATTTTGAAAGGTGTATCGATCAATATTCACAAAGAAATATCGATCGACACTTTCTCGTGATTAAAATACGAGAGTTGAGATCCGAGATCCAGATTAGATAATCAAACTGATTATACCTTAGTTTGAATTCAAGAACAATTGATATTAATAAACTCCTAATTTTCCAAATTAAGTTTTACTTATCATATCTGAGAATATACCTGAATCTAGCTACTTCAACCAACTGTTAACAATCTCAAAACAATCAATCAAGCAATAAACTTGCTCACCAATCCATTTACTATTTTTAAAACCTATAAACCATTCAATATAGATTTATTTGAAGACCATAATCTATTGTGTAATCCTAGAGTCTCTGTGGATTCGATCCCTAAGTACTACATCCGAACCTCTTATTTGAGAGAGGAATTCAATCCTTAGGGTAATTTGAGTGATACCAAATTTGGCGCCGTTGCCGGGGACTCTTTTTTATTACCATTAGATTACGTTTAGAATTTAATGTAGATTTTGTTACTAAATTTGCTAAAAGTTTTTCTCTCTTTTCTTGATGACACAGGAGCTTCAAGATGGAAAACATGGATTTCGGCCGGACATCGATCGACGAAGCGAGAGCAATGTCGAGCGACAAGTCGACAGCAATATCGGTCGACGATGCACATCAAACATCGATTGACAGCACCCCGCCGGAAGCAGGTAAGTATTCTCTTACCGATGATGATAATGAGAGAGTAGTCCTAGGAGAACCTAAAGGTCAACTAAGCAACGCAAATAACCAAATTATGAATGAACAGGGGACTGAAATCCCTGTTCAAATTAAATCTATCTCAGAAAGAGATAATGAATGGAAATTGCCTTTGCAAGACTACTTAAACCCTGGAAGGACCTATTCCAATAGGTCCGCAATTAGACTACCAAAAGATGATACCAAGAAGTCCGGGATCAGTCTCGAATACTTAGTTATGGTACGTCAAAATCCTTTCCGTGGGACCATCTCAGAGCGACCGCACGATCACATCGAGTATCTAGAAGAATTGATGAATGATGAGTACAATTGTTGTAAACTCTTTCCATTTTCCTTAGAAGGCGACGCCAGAAAATGGCTAGACCAAATACCAACAGGATCTCTGACCTGTTGGAAGTAGATAAGGAGTGCCTTTATCAATCAATTCTTCGATGAGGCGCACAACGCACTACTGGGATATAAGGATGAAAATCTCCACTTTCCATCAAGGTCCACGGGAATCATTCAGAAACGCATGGGAGAGATTCAAGAGCTACCAACTTGAATGCCCCCACCATGGCTATTCAGAGTCACAACTAATTAATATCTTTTACGGAGGTATTAATCTTCATTACCAAATTACGCCTGACACAGCCAGTGAAGGGAACTTCAGTACCAGGAACCCTGAAGAAGCGAAGCGTTTGATCAAGAATATAGCTACGGGTAGATCCTACGAAATGATGGACGAAGAGTTAGGAAGGAAAGTTGACTCAGTTGATGAGTCACCTTTACTCGAAATTGAAGAACATCAGACTCACCCCATCCTGCTCTTGAGGGACAGAACCAATTTGGGATTTACCAAATTGATGATGATACCCTATCTGAACTAGAACAACAAATAGATTTCGTAGATAGCCAAACCTTGAAAAATAATTACCCTAACCCGGATAGCTTTACCCAAAATTACGATGCTACTGTTGGATCACGCCGAGGCAGACGGAAATTTAGGCTAAACCAAGCTTTCACGGGAAATCGCAAATTGGCCACTGACCTGAACGGAAAGATAGAAATAATCTTCAGTGAGCTGATGAGGAAGTTTGACGTTTTAACTGAACACATTAAGAGACTAGACAGTCAGGTCGCGGAAAACGCAACCGCTATCAGAAGAGAGACAGGACGTCTCCCTGGGCGGACTGATGCGAACCCGTAACGCCTCATTCCGAGGGCAATATAAATCAACAACACAGATAAACATGTTGTAGTTGAGGAAGCCGGTGAAAGTAGGTCACGCCCTATAATCCTCGATGATCCCAACACCGAGTCAGAAATACCTCGAGAAAAAGAGCGGCCCAACACTGAGAAAGAGGCCATCGACCTCGAGGAAGAAGAAGGAGAATTGGAAGAAGATGTCGAAATTGATCGACAAGAAAGAACAAACGTCGATTGACAAACCACGGTGAATATCGATCGACACTCTGGAAACAATGTCAATCGACTCTCGACTCCTGCTGAACCAGCCGTAGAAAGAGTGTATAGGACTCTACCACCCTTCCCTCCTAACAAGACGCAGACTAAGCGAGAGCTAGACAAAGCGATCTGCAAGAAATCATTCGATAAGATCACGTTGGAAATGCCATTGAGTGATGCGATAAAAGTATGACCTTCGATAAAAAAATATGTAAAAGACATGGTATCCAACTGTTTTCCAGCCGCTGAGCGCAGCGTCGTGATGGTTTCAGAGGAAGTAAGTGCAATAATCCAAGGCGAGATCCCGATCAAGAGACCCGATCCGGGCAGTTTTGTTTTGGATTGCAATATACGGAACAAAATTTTTCCTCGATCCCTTTGTGACCTAGGTTCCAGCGTGAACCTCATGCCACATTTTGTCGCAATATCCCTAGGATACGACAAGTTCAAACCTACCAAAATAACTTTGGTTCTGGCCGATAGATCCGTTAGATTGCCTGAGGGAGTGCTTGACGACGTGCCAATAAGAATTAACAGCTGTCACGTTCCAACGGATTTCGTAGTACTGAAATACTAGAATGAACCAAAGGATCCCCTTATTTTAGGTAGACCATACCTAGCTACTGCAGGTGTGATAATCGATGTCAAAGAAGGTAGGATATGTCTAAACATTGGAAGCCTTCCGATGACTTTCGACATTGATAACCTGATAAGACGACCCTTGATCGATAAACAGATTCCTACGTGGACGATATCTGTGAATTGGCTGAAGAATCTTTTATGAACCTGTGCTCGGACGACCCCCTAGAGAAAGTACTCACAGCTAGTGAAGAAGAAACTTTCAGTGTCGACAGTAGAGCTGAAGAATACACGCGATTAATGGACGCGAGCATGGAAACAGCAAGTGTTGATGACATAGAGGATGACGCTTCGGAAATCAACGTCGATCGATATTTAATAAAAGTTGTCGATCGACAACCATCCTCCTTGAAGGAATGGGATCCCGAAAAGGCACCAAATATGGAGTTAAAACAGCTGCCCGCTGGACTCAAATATGCTTTTCTCTATAAAGATTCATCCCCAGTAATCGTGAACGCCAACCTCACAAACGGAGAACTTGAGTTGTTATTAAATAAACTACACAAATACAGGAAAGCCCTCGGGTACTCTCTCGAAGATATTCCTGGCATTTCTCCAGATCTGTGCATGCACCGGATTCACGTAGAAGACGGTTCGAAATCGTCAGTGGAACACCAGAGGCGACTGAACCCGAACTTGAAAGAAGTTATTAAAAAGGAAATAATTAAACTTCTAGATGCCGGAGTCATTTACCCAATTCGGATAGCAACTGGGTTAGCCCCGTTGCATGTTGTACCAAAAAAGGGCGGACTCACTGTGGTGAAGAATGAAAAAGACGAACTCATTCCCACGCGAACCGTCACTGGACATCGAATGTGTATCGATTATAGAAAGCTAAACGCTGCTACTAGAAAAGATCACTTCCCTTTACCTTTCATTGATCAAATGTTGGAAAGATTGGAAAATCACCAATACTACTGTTTTCTTGACGGATACTCTGGATTTTTCAAAATCCCTATACACCTGACGATCAAGAAAAGACCACCTATACATGCCCTTACGGAACATTTGCATACCGCAGAATGCCATTCGGTTTTGTAATGCCCTGCCACCTTCCAACGATGCATGATGTCAATTTTTAATGATATGATAGAAGACTTCATGGACGATTTCTCAGTATATGGATCCAGTTTTAAAAACTGTCTCGCTAACCTATGTAAAGTTTTGGCGAGATGCGAAGAAAAGAATCTCGTTCTAAATTGGGAAAAATGCCACTTTATGGTTAATGATGGAATCGTCCTACGACATAAAGTTTCTGCTGCTGGTATAGAAGTAAATCGGGCAAAATTGATGTAATGACCGGCCTGCCAGCACCCACAAACGTCAAAGATGTGAGAAGTTTTCTCGGACACGCCAGATTTTACAGGAGGCTTATACAAGATTTTGGCAAAATCGCTAGACCTCTCACCTCCCTCCTCTGTAAATAAGTTAAATTCGACTTCACACCAGAGTGCGTAAAATCCTTTGTGGAAATAAAGAAAGCCTTGATAACCGCCCCCATCGTGCAAGCACCTGACTGGAATCTTCCTTTCGAAATCATGTGCGATGCTAGCGATTTCGATGTAGGAGCAGTTCTAGGCCAAAGGAAAGATAAAAAGCTGCATGCAGTTTATCATGCCAGACGAAGTCTCGGACAAACACAAAGAAATTATGCAACAACAGAGAAAGAACTGCTAGCCGTGGTTTATGCATTCGAAAAATTCCGTCAATACCTGGTCGGTTCGCGAGTCATCATCCACACTGACCACGCTGCAATTAAATATTTGATGCAAAAGAAAGACGCAAAACCACGACTCCTGCGATGGATCCTTCTACTTCAAGAATTCGACATCGAGATCAAAGATAAAAGAGGAGTAGAAAACAGAGTTGCAGACCATCTTTCCCGGATAAGAATAGAAAACGACGTCCCTATCGATGACTTCTTACCAACTGAAAACGTTTACCAAACGGAATCGTTCATCGGGAATGTATGTCTCACTTCAGAGGATCTATCGATCGACAATAACGATCCAATGTCGATCGATTACGACAATACCAGGTCGATCGACGACGACAATAATATGTTGATCAACACTTCAAATATTCTGAGCGAAGATACTAATCCCAAAACCCTCACGTTCGATATAAAAGTTAACGTAGCGCACAACATGTTGTACCCTGACCATGATTCCCCCGTGGATGAAAGTCTGCATCGAGGAGTGCATGTAGTCGGACAAGGTTCAGACTGTCGATTTCCGTTTAAATAAGGAAAGTTAGGAAAATCCTAATTTCCCAGAGGTCCCGGATCTCTGCTAAACCACACGCCAAGCAATCATAATACGAGAATGAAAACGATGAAAATATAAGAAATCCTAAAAAGAGAGCAAAAAGAAGTCTTATTCAGAATTTGCGTATGAGCGTTTACAACAAGATAGGAGCCTCGACTACAAGAGCTGTCGGCGAGTTCCCTAGTTCTAATAACATAAGACTGCAGAAACTAGTTGAGTCGCAGCTCGAAATAACAAAAACGAAAAGTTGCCTAATTTCTCTAAGTGCTAAGTTTGCTCTCAATCGAATCCCTTTTGCCTCTCACCTAGGACTCCTCATATACTTACTCCTAGGTCGGTTTGCCCCTTTCCCCTTCTGCCCTTAAGCCGTCATAGCTCAAAAATGGAGATATTCCCATTTTCCCGATCTTCGTGATTATCTTCCGAAACTTTACATTTTTCCGCGGAAACTTGACATTTATCTTGCCTTACGAACCAAACATAAACCACCATAAGGCTTATGAGTTTTCAGTTAAGAAATCGTAAGTGGGCTTCGAGTTGCGTTTTAGGTCTCTTTGGGCCGTCTTTGACTCGAAACGTTTATTACGGTTTCTTTGATAAAAACAAACTTCCTGCGGTTTTTATCATAAAGTTTGACTAATGACTTCGAGTGATGGGAAACAAAGAATAGTTTAGCCATGGCCTACGGGAGATAGCATTAAAGAGTAGACGAGAATGTATGGATTCGTGTCGTATCGACGTTTTGGGAAAGTTCGGTCGCTACGTAGCGACCGAACCGTGTACGTGCTCGGTCGCTACGTAGCGACCGAGCTTGGCTTGAGCTGGGTCGCTATGTAGCGACCGAGCTTGGCTTGAGCTGGGTCGCTATGTAACGACCGAGCTTGGCTAGAGCTCAGTCGCTATGTAGCGACCGAGCTAGCAACCGAGCTTGGCTGGAGCTCGGTCGCTACGTAGCGACCGAGCTTGGCNNNNNNNNNNNNNNNNNNNNNNNNNNNNNNNNNNNNNNNNNNNNNNNNNNNNNNNNTTTCGTACTCGGTCGCTATGTAGCGACCGAGCTTGGCTTGTGCGTGGTCCGGTGGCCATCCTTGAGCTTGTCCGTGGCCGATTTGGATATGTGTCTGTTGCCTTCGGACAATCGGTATTTAGTGGTTCGATTGAGATTAGAACAAGATTTTACCGCAAGACTCTTCGTAAAGATTTCTTTACGAAGATTACTTTTCGTAAAAATGTTCATGATGATTTTTACGGACTTTCAGACATTGATTCCGTCGTGACCGATTTTGACCCCAATAGTTAGCCCCCCAGCTCGTTAGAACCATGAGCTTCTAGCGTGAGGTTCTAGCGAGTGGCTNNATTAATGGTTGAAAAGGTCCGTGGTAAGTGGTCTTCTCGCTCTTCTAAAGGTGGAACGCGATAAGATTGGGGCTGCGGCTTATGATGGCTGCCAACATACCCTTGTTGAAGGGATCAAGCCTTTCGTAGTTCGTCTTGGAGTTAAGGTTCCTATGACTAGTTTTCCAGCGAGACCTTTACGGTCTAGTTTATATGTAGAGGTTATCAGGTGTGTTGCTGCCGATGGCATTTTATATGGGTTCAGAGGGAAGACTACGAGTTGTCATCTTGTAATCTGACTCTGTGTGAACTGCTATATCCGTGATCTGTTTCGAGAGTTTTACGCAGTGTGTAAACTTGCGGGATTTCTGAAGACGCTCGAATATTGGCCAAGAGACAAATTTTGGGATCTCGTATCAGGGTGTTTGATACTATGCCTAGAGATGTTAGAGGCCAGTGTGCTGGGTTTTGAGCAAGACCTAGGTTTAATCACGGCTTTAGGGGGTGCGATGACTACTTCGACTTACGTTTCCCGTATCGTTTTCGACCTGATTCCATCCCGCTATAAAGTCCGCGATAAGTTCTCGGCTTACGTGACTTGTATGATAGCGCTATTACCCTTGTGTCGGGTGTACTAGAGCTATCTCTACGAGATGGCTAAGTCTGTTTAAGACGTTAAGTGTTTGTTGTGATCAGCAATAAACTTATCGGTAGATATTACCGTTTTTGAGTCTTCGCGAAGAATACTTGTGTGAGAAGAAGTTAGTATGTATGACTGTTTGGTCTTCCAAGAAGGTGCATTTATCGAGGAAGGTAATTTTGTCAAAAAATGGTTCTTCAGGCGTCTGCGACGTCTCGCAATGCTGAAGAGTGATTTTTTCTTTCGTTTGCCGCGTTTCGTGCTTGAAATGTTTGCGGGCTTGAAGATGTTTCGCGATATTGCAAGGGTTTAGTCTTGGCCTTGCGTTTGAGAAACACTCTGGTCTGTCTACGGATGTTCGCAGCTAAAATTGTTGTTCCTGTTTGGATACTAATAATTTGATTTGCGATCGAGGAATTATTACTGAGGGGTCGCGTAAATTTGTACATGGGAAGAAACGTTTTCCTTCATAGTGCTTTGTGAAGTGTTGGCCTTTCGAGATCTATTTCGTGCATTTTTGAGGATGTTTTGTATAGCTCTAGAAGCTTTGTTACAAATTTTTCCTTACATGCCGCATATTATGGGTAAAACATAGAGGGCTTAAACTGAATTGTGGAATGTATCCAACTTGGTCAATTGTCGACAAGTTTTGGTTTTCCGTTAACCGTTTGGTTGTTAGGACTGAGTTTCGTTACGAAGAATTTATCATATGATTTCCGACCATGGGTTATACGATAATTATTCTCTTAATAGTCTCACGACGTTTTTAGACAAATCGTAGATTTTCGTTTAGCCGTTAAGTGATGGAGCGATTGTTTCTTAAATAGTTTGGCATGGCGTGAAGGATGTGTTCACTCAGATAGCCAAGGATGTTGTAGGTCGAGGATTGGATCATGGTACTTTGACATTTAAGGTCGTGTTAGTTTACGATCGTCCTTAAAGGGGATGGCAAATTATGGTTTGGACCTTTACTGGAAGGCGTAATTGACCGAGGACCAAAGAGCGCTTGTCGAGATTGATAGGCCAAGTTTGCCAGAGTTATCCGTCTTAAGATGGCTGATAGTCATAGAAAACGATTCTATGCTTTAGGTTTCAGTTATACGATGAATTTTTCGTATCATGTTACCTATAGTCTTATGAAAATTGATTCGTTTTTGTCTGAGGAAGACGTAGCCTAAGATGTTTGATACAGAACCAGGGCGGAGTCAGTTGCGGGACGATTGCCTGCTCGGATGTGACTGAGGGGAACGAAACGCAGAAGCCAGTGAGCCGCATGGCTAAAATACGAGATCTATTAAATCGTAATGCGAAGAGATCTCTCTTTAGATTGGTCATCCAAAGTCAGATTTTACAGCTTTGTGTTTGCTATACAAAATATACTTCTTCGTAAAACCAGTTATGTTTACTTTCAAAAGTTTCTTCGTAAGACTTGGTTTGATTGTACGAAGGATTTTTCGTGTAAGTAATAGGGACCGGTTTTACGAAGATTGTAAAAAAATTGGTCAACCAGAGGTAGATCTAGCCAACGATTGGGAAGAAAGTGTTTCCTTTAATGTGCTTGATGCTACATTTATTCTCGAGTTTTCTTCGTCACAAATGTTCTCGATGCTTTTCCGTGACTCACTTTGGTTTCAACAGAAACTGAAAGAAATGCTTTGATGCTTGAAGATTTCTCTTAGAAATTTTTATACGAAAATGGCTTTANNNNNNNNNNNNNNNNNNNNNNNNNNNNNNNNNNNNNNNNNNNNNNNNNNNNNNNNNNNNNNNNNNNNNNNNNNNNNNNNNNNNNNNNNNNNNNNNNCAGGTTTTCTATACGCATGATTGCGACAAGAAATGTTGTGTAGTCTTTGAGATTATGTTCATGATCGTCTGGATATGTTGCTAGCGTTTAGACGAATTTTATATTGTCGTTTGCCTACTTGGGACGATTTGCTTTGACGAAAGCATTTTCTTGACGATTTGCAAAAGTTTTTGAAGTTTGAGAATATACAAGTATAGTATATGTACCTACTCACCCTTTTTTTTTTACGAAAGAAAACGGTTGAACCGATACTTTGAAGAGTTGTGTACGTTTCTTCTTCCGAGGTTTGGAATGATCGGTAATCCGGGACGATTTACAGACGACGCTGGGGCTGTGATTTGGTTGTTTCCAGGTTGACGACTTAGAATATGTCGGTTTTAAGAAAATCGCTAGAAACGAATCGGTTTTAAGACGACGTTCGTGTCTCTAGTTTTTTCTCTCTTTAGGAAGCGATCTGGATATGCGTGGCGATCATTTCTCGATTTTCAGAGAGTTTAGATCAGTTTGCAAAATCTGGTTGAACAGTCATGGAACAATATACCGGGACAGGAAAAACCTAAGACTTAGTTCGCTAGACTATCCACCAAGGTTTTAAGTTCCCTAAAGTTGTACGGCAGTCTCAAAGGCGTTTCAATTTCTTAGTAATTTCCTACGAAAGTTCCAAGCCAGATTTCAAGTCGGAAATACCTTAGTTCCCTCGAAGATTCGGGTTAGCCTCTTCT
Proteins encoded:
- the LOC106308636 gene encoding uncharacterized protein LOC106308636, translated to MWKESVKGVQLASTLSPKSKLTVCIPLCPFLIILGMISMDFIVGLPRTRTGKDSIFVVDDRFSKMAHFIACHKADDALHVANLFFKEVIRLHGMPKTIVSDRDTKFLSYTLWSKLIICLIVNLHITTSPLDLMPLPESEIVSMDGKKKAEMVQRIHDQARRNLGKTTEQYAKYANKNRREMVFEVGDKVWIHLRKERFPNERKSKLMPRIDGPFEVIRKISNNAYKLNLQDEPDLRTNPFQVGGNDVIIEQLSDEDKEIKDNPTDEDALAIPVGPMTRSRTTRLNETIGGLLMKAWKQEECLGGSLINQDILITIQATSPSS